From Orcinus orca chromosome 3, mOrcOrc1.1, whole genome shotgun sequence, a single genomic window includes:
- the LRRTM2 gene encoding leucine-rich repeat transmembrane neuronal protein 2 isoform X2, protein MQAPMCSEEWLSSLHPELFYGLRKLQTLHLRSNSLRTIPVRLFWDCRSLEFLDLSTNRLRSLARNGFAGLIKLRELHLEHNQLTKINFAHFLRLSSLHTLFLQWNKISNLTCGMEWTWGTLEKLDLTGNEIKAIDLTVFETMPNLKILLMDNNKLNSLDSKILNSLRSLTTIGLSGNLWECSPQICALASWLGSFQGRWEHSILCHSPDHTQGEDILDAVHGFQLCWNLSTTVTAMATTYKHPTTEYTKRISSSSYHVGDKEIPTTAGIAVTTEEHFPEPDNAIFTQRVITGTMALLFSFFFIIFIVFISRKCCPPTLRRIRQCSMIQNHRQLRSQTRLHMSNMSDQGPYNEYEPTHEGPFIIINGYGQCKCQQLPYKECEV, encoded by the exons ATGCAGGCTCCAATGTGctcagaagaatgg CTGTCATCTCTGCACCCAGAGCTCTTCTATGGCCTCCGGAAGCTACAGACCTTGCATTTACGGTCCAACTCCCTGCGGACTATCCCAGTACGCCTGTTCTGGGACTGTCGTAGTCTGGAGTTTCTGGATTTGAGCACAAACCGTTTGCGAAGTTTGGCTCGCAATGGATTTGCAGGATTAATCAAACTGAGAGAGCTTCACCTAGAGCACAACCAGCTGACGAAGATTAATTTTGCTCATTTCCTACGGCTTAGCAGTCTGCACACACTCTTCTTACAATGGAACAAAATTAGCAACTTGACATGTGGGATGGAGTGGACCTGGGGCACTTTAGAAAAGCTAGACCTGactggaaatgaaataaaagccatcGACCTGACAGTGTTTGAAACGATGCCTAATCTTAAAATACTCCTCATGGATAACAACAAGTTAAACAGCCTTGATTCCAAGATCTTAAACTCCCTGAGATCCCTCACAACCATTGGCCTCTCTGGCAATCTGTGGGAATGCAGCCCTCAAATTTGTGCTTTGGCCTCCTGGCTGGGCAGTTTCCAAGGTCGGTGGGAGCATTCCATCCTATGCCACAGCCCCGACCACACCCAAGGAGAGGATATACTAGATGCAGTCCACGGATTTCAGCTCTGCTGGAATTTATCAACCACTGTCACCGCCATGGCTACAACTTATAAACATCCAACCACTGAATATACAAAAAGAATAAGCTCATCAAGTTACCATGTGGGAGACAAAGAAATCCCAACTACTGCGGGCATAGCAGTTACTACTGAGGAACATTTTCCCGAACCAGACAATGCCATCTTCACTCAGCGGGTAATTACGGGAACAATggctttattgttttctttcttttttattatttttatagtgttCATCTCCAGGAAGTGCTGCCCTCCCACTTTAAGAAGAATTAGGCAGTGCTCAATGATTCAGAACCACAGGCAGCTCCGATCCCAAACACGACTCCATATGTCAAACATGTCAGACCAAGGACCATATAATGAATATGAGCCCACCCATGAAGGACCCTTCATCATCATTAATGGTTATGGACAGTGCAAGTGTCAGCAGCTGCCATACAAAGAATGTGAAGTATAA
- the LRRTM2 gene encoding leucine-rich repeat transmembrane neuronal protein 2 isoform X1, with protein sequence MGLHFKWPLGAPMLAAIYAMSMVLKMLPALGMACPPKCRCEKLLFYCDSQGFHSVPNTTDKGSLGLSLRHNHITELERDQFASFSQLTWLHLDHNQISTVKEDAFQGLYKLKELILSSNKIFYLPNTTFTQLINLQNLDLSFNQLSSLHPELFYGLRKLQTLHLRSNSLRTIPVRLFWDCRSLEFLDLSTNRLRSLARNGFAGLIKLRELHLEHNQLTKINFAHFLRLSSLHTLFLQWNKISNLTCGMEWTWGTLEKLDLTGNEIKAIDLTVFETMPNLKILLMDNNKLNSLDSKILNSLRSLTTIGLSGNLWECSPQICALASWLGSFQGRWEHSILCHSPDHTQGEDILDAVHGFQLCWNLSTTVTAMATTYKHPTTEYTKRISSSSYHVGDKEIPTTAGIAVTTEEHFPEPDNAIFTQRVITGTMALLFSFFFIIFIVFISRKCCPPTLRRIRQCSMIQNHRQLRSQTRLHMSNMSDQGPYNEYEPTHEGPFIIINGYGQCKCQQLPYKECEV encoded by the exons atgg GCTTACATTTCAAGTGGCCATTAGGGGCCCCTATGCTGGCAGCAATATATGCAATGAGTATGGTTTTAAAAATGCTGCCTGCCCTGGGTATGGCATGTCCACCCAAATGCCGCTGTGAGAAGCTGCTCTTCTACTGCGACTCTCAGGGCTTCCACTCAGTGCCAAACACCACAGACAAGGGCTCTCTGGGCCTGTCCCTGAGGCACAATCACATCACAGAGCTTGAAAGGGATCAATTTGCCAGCTTCAGTCAACTTACCTGGCTCCACTTAGACCATAATCAAATATCAACAGTAAAAGAAGATGCTTTTCAAGGACTATATAAACTTAAGGAATTAATCTTAAGttccaacaaaatattttatttaccaaacaCAACTTTTACCCAACTGATTAACCTGCAAAATTTGGACCTGTCTTTTAATCAGCTGTCATCTCTGCACCCAGAGCTCTTCTATGGCCTCCGGAAGCTACAGACCTTGCATTTACGGTCCAACTCCCTGCGGACTATCCCAGTACGCCTGTTCTGGGACTGTCGTAGTCTGGAGTTTCTGGATTTGAGCACAAACCGTTTGCGAAGTTTGGCTCGCAATGGATTTGCAGGATTAATCAAACTGAGAGAGCTTCACCTAGAGCACAACCAGCTGACGAAGATTAATTTTGCTCATTTCCTACGGCTTAGCAGTCTGCACACACTCTTCTTACAATGGAACAAAATTAGCAACTTGACATGTGGGATGGAGTGGACCTGGGGCACTTTAGAAAAGCTAGACCTGactggaaatgaaataaaagccatcGACCTGACAGTGTTTGAAACGATGCCTAATCTTAAAATACTCCTCATGGATAACAACAAGTTAAACAGCCTTGATTCCAAGATCTTAAACTCCCTGAGATCCCTCACAACCATTGGCCTCTCTGGCAATCTGTGGGAATGCAGCCCTCAAATTTGTGCTTTGGCCTCCTGGCTGGGCAGTTTCCAAGGTCGGTGGGAGCATTCCATCCTATGCCACAGCCCCGACCACACCCAAGGAGAGGATATACTAGATGCAGTCCACGGATTTCAGCTCTGCTGGAATTTATCAACCACTGTCACCGCCATGGCTACAACTTATAAACATCCAACCACTGAATATACAAAAAGAATAAGCTCATCAAGTTACCATGTGGGAGACAAAGAAATCCCAACTACTGCGGGCATAGCAGTTACTACTGAGGAACATTTTCCCGAACCAGACAATGCCATCTTCACTCAGCGGGTAATTACGGGAACAATggctttattgttttctttcttttttattatttttatagtgttCATCTCCAGGAAGTGCTGCCCTCCCACTTTAAGAAGAATTAGGCAGTGCTCAATGATTCAGAACCACAGGCAGCTCCGATCCCAAACACGACTCCATATGTCAAACATGTCAGACCAAGGACCATATAATGAATATGAGCCCACCCATGAAGGACCCTTCATCATCATTAATGGTTATGGACAGTGCAAGTGTCAGCAGCTGCCATACAAAGAATGTGAAGTATAA